TTGGCGCAAAGTGACGGGCGATGAGAAGCTTGAGAAGGATGGCATCCATTCCTTACTAACGATGATAAGCGGCTTATTTGATAAAGCACGTTTGCTTGATGTCATTCGAAACTTTATCTATGTGCCTGACAAGTCAAGCAAGGAAGAGAAAATCGTTTGTCGTTATCCACAGTATTATGCCGCCACCAAACTGTTTGACAATATTAAGCGCCATATGAAAGTGCTGGATACAAACGGCAAGTTTGATGAGAGTGATGCTTTACGAGACGGTAAAGGTGGTACGTACTTTGGCGCGACTGGCTGTGGTAAGAGCTTTACCATGCTATTTCTAGCCCGTCTGCTGATGAAAGACGCTGCGCTTGGTAGTCCAACCATTATCTTAATCACTGACCGCACCGATTTGGATGATCAGTTATCAAAAACCTTTACCAATGCCAAAACCTATATTGGTGATGACGAAATCATCAGTGTCGAGAGTCGAGCTGAGCTACGAGAGAAGCTGAAAGGGCGTAAAAGTGGTGGCGTGTTCCTGACGACCATTCATAAGTTCACCGAAGACTTAGCCTTACTGACCGAGCGTACCAACGTCATCTGTATCTCTGATGAAGCGCACCGTAGCCAAATCAATCTCCAACAAAAAATCACCGTCACCGAAGATGGGGTCAAAAAGACCTACGGCTTTGCTAAATACCTGCATGATTCATTGCCTAATGCTACTTACGTCGGCTTCACAGGTACGCCAATTGATGCCACCCTAGATGTCTTTGGTCCAGTCGTTGATAGCTATACCATGGTCGAGTCGGTATTCGATGAAATCACTGTGCGTATTGTCTATGAAGGTCGCGCTGCCAAAGTACTCCTTGATAGCAAGCAGCTCGATGAAGTAGAAAAGTATTACAAGCACAGCGTAGAATCGGGCGCCAATGAGTACCAGATAGATAAAAGCAAAAAAGCCATGGCGAGTATGTCTACCATACTAGTTGATCCTGACCGCATCCGCGCCATCGCAGAAGACTTCGTTCAGCATTATGAAGCGCGCGTTGCTGAGGGCACCACACAGAAAGGCAAGGCGATGTTTGTCTGTAGTAGCCGTGAAGCCGCCTATCAGTTATATAAAGACATCATAGAGCTGCATCCTGAATGGGATGAGATCAGAGCGTGCGAGGAAGGCTCAACCTTATCTGAAAGCGACAAGAAAAAAGTCATGCCTATAGAGCGAGTCAAAATGATCATGACTCGTAACAAGGACGATGAAAAAGGCATGTGGGACAATCTTGGTAATAAAGACTACCGCAAAGAGCTCGACCGCCAGTTTAAAAACGGCAAGTCTAACTTTAAGATCGCCATCGTCGTCGATATGTGGCTTACAGGCTTTGACGTGCCATTTCTAGATACCATCTACATTGATAAACCGCTGCAAAAGCATAGCCTGATTCAAACCATCTCACGGGTCAACCGTAAGTTCGAAGGCAAAGAAAGCGGCTTAGTGGTTGATTACATTGGCATCAAAAAGCAGATGAACCTTGCGCTCTCGCATTACACCGGCGGTCAGATTCAAAACTTAGAAGATATCCAAAAATCAGTCGTGGTAGTGAAAGACCACTTAGACCTACTGGATACGGTCTATCATAAGTTCGACTCTAGCCTTTACTTCAACGGCACGCCACTAGAGCAGCTCAATTGCTTAAACGCGGCGGCTGACTTTGCCCTGCAATCCAAAAAGCTAGAAAAGCGTTTTATGGATTTAGCCAAGCGTCTTAAGTCTGCCTATGATATTTGCGTGGGTAGTGAGGCGCTAACCAAGGCGCACAAGGACAAGATTCATTACTACTTAGCTATTCGTACCATCATCTTTAAAATCACCACCGGCGGCGCGCCTGACGTTGAACAGATGAACCAAAAGGTACGTGATCTGGTTAAAGATGCGCTAATGAGTGACGGGGTAGAAGAAATCTTTAAGCTCGGTGATAACACCGACGGTGAAATCGATATCTTCGATGAAGACTACTTAGCCAAGCTTGAGGTGATTAAGCAGCCCAATACCAAGTTAGAGCTGCTACAACAGCTGCTCGCAAAAGCCATTGGTGAGCTGAAAAAGACCAACAAGGTGAAGGGTGTCGATTTCAGTAAAAAAATGAATGCGCTCGTTGAGAAGTATAACGACCGCGACGAGAACGATATCTTAAACTCTAAGGTCTTCAATGATTTTACTGACCATATTATCGACTTAATACATGGCGTGAAGAAAGAGATGCAAGCTTTTGGTGAGATGGGCATTGATATCGAAGAAAAAGCTTTCTATGATATTTTGCTACTGTTAGCTCATAAGTATGATTTTAGCTATCCAGAGGATAAACTCATTGAGTTATCCAAAGAGGTCAAAAATCTTGTAGACGATAAAGCTAAGTATACTGACTGGAATAAAAGAGACGACATTAAAGCTGAGCTGGAATTTGATCTGATGATATTGCTCGATGAGTGGGGCTATCCACCTGTTGACTCAAAAGAGGTCTATAAAGAGATATTTGAGCAGGCTGAGAATTTTAAGAAGAATAGGGTGGTTTAGTTATATTTACACAGATTTAGTATGACCTCTTTGAGTTTGAAAATGCTGTAACGATAATTTGACACTGTCAGGCATGGCTGCCTGACTCAAGTAAATCAGCCTCCGATATAGTCGGGGCGGTTCAATGTGTCATCAGGTATTTTAGTCGGTGCTTTATTTTTCGTTATTTTAGGGACTAAATTCTGCTGCCAACTGTGAATGGTGCTGGTACTAAGTCAATAAAACAGGGAAGCTTCTCGAATGGTCATACCATCAGCTATGCTAGAAAGTACCTGTTTGCGATAGTCGATTGAATAAGTCATCGTTTATTTCATTAAATGCGATTGCTAATAGGATTGTATCGGTTTTATTTGGATTAGAATAGAGCCTGTTCGGTAAAGTGATGTACCATAAAAACATACTTATTTTCAGTAATAAGTATCTTGATAGTGTATGTATATTTTGCATTCTATGTAAATTAAACCTCATACCATTAATAATTTGAATTAGCTTTCTGTAAGAAATTTTTTCTTAAAAATCAATAAAAAGTAGAATTATTTTTTTTGGGATTAATACTAACATTTGTTTGTTTTTTGTGTATAATGGGTTAATTTAAAATCTAGTAAAAAAATGATAAAGGTAGCTAGAAATTTTCATTAAAAGGATGAGTTATGAAAAAGGCTATATTGGCACTTTTGTGTTTGGGGGCTGTTCAAGTTAGTAATGCTGAAATTATTAAAGTAAATGGGGAAGGTGCTACACCTATTATCAAAAAAGATCTGAATGGCACACGTAATCAAGCATACAACAATGCAAAAACTGATGCTGTTATTGCTCTCATTAAGCGTATTAATGGTCCGCAGGCGATGAATGAAGCGAATCAATACTTAAATGACATTGTAAAACAAGTTGACAGTAATTATGTGCTAAACCGAGGCAGTAGTACCAATAGCAACAATGAATTAGTCACTCAAGTTAGTCTGGAAATAGATGACCAAGAATTTCGTTCAATTCTTAATGATTTAGGATTGGCAAAGAAAAATAGTCGAACCAGTCCGATTATGATTGTGATGGATGAATACTTCGGCGTACCAAAAGATAACTCTAAGCCAGTTAAAGAATTTACTTCTTATTTTTCAGATCGTAGCTATAGCTATGATGAAGATGCAAGTTACAAAGCTAGTGAAAGTGCTAAAGCCAGTGCGTCAGATTCTTATTCTTCAAAAGGACGTTCATCTGCCGCCTCAGGTTATGCCTATGATAATTATTATGGGGCCGGTGTAGGTGTTGCTGCCCGCTCATCAAGCCATAATAATTCAGGTAAATCAGCATCCTCAAGTAGCTACAATGCCAGTGAGTCGGCAAAATATAGCCAATCTGAAAGTCAGAAGGATATTCAAAGTTTTGTGAAATATGTGGAATATCAAACACCAAGTACTAAAGCTGAGCGTAATAATCAAACATTAAATTCAATTGCAAGTTCTGCATCTCGTTATGATTTGCGGTTGCTCGATTCTGACCGTTTCAGAAGTCAGTATTTAAATGGTCGTAGTATGACGATTCAACAACTAATGAGTGATGTAGAGCTTAATAAGCTAGTAATCGCGGCGCGTAAAGAAAAAGTGGACTGGTTTATGGCTGGTAGCTCTTATATTTATGATCGTGGTCGTTCGAGTGCCACGGGTCAATTTGTCTGCGATGGTGCGATCAGTTTTAAAATTTATTCAGTAGATGATTCGACTTTAATGGGTGGGGAAACTCGTACAGAGTCATCGACAGGTGCGACCACAGATTCATGCCGTACCAATGTAGCAAAGAAACTAGGTGAATTAGCAATTAGCCAAGTTGGACCACAGATTTTAGGTTATGCAAAAAATCGTTCTATGTACGGTAAAGAAATTACCGTTTTTGTGAAAAGTGTGTCTGGCAGTGTTTCTTCACGTCTAGGGGATGATTTGTATATTGCCCTAGATGAGATGGATGGCGCAGAAAATATCGATATTCGCACTCAAGACGGCAAATTGGTTGAAATGACCTTGACCTATAAGAGTGAAAAACCGATTAGTGCAGAATTGGCTAAAGCGCTACGTAAAGTAAGCCCAACGTTATCAAGTGCCGAGCGATTACTAGCTGGAAATACGATCACACTCTGCATTGGTGGTACACAGTGCACATAAAATTCAAAGTCTTATGTTTGGCTATGCCGATGCTTGTTTCAGCATGGGCAAATGCGAATATTCAAATCTACCCATCGAAAGGTATTTTTGGATTGGAGCAAGGTTGTCGTACCGATCCTAGCAAATATGAAGCGAATGGTTCTTCTTATAAAGCCAATGGTTCTTCAATTGTGTGTGATTTTAGTCAGGCTGTTGACAATGAGGTCATCCGTAAGCAAGCCGAACAACTGTTTGTACAAGGTTTAAAACAGAATTTTGGTGAGCAAGTCGTTGATACCATTTCACAAAAAACTAAGAGTCGTACTTATATCGCATCGTTAGAAGTTTTACGGGCGAGTGAATACATGGTGAAAAAGGATTCAACCACAGAAATTTTCCTGCCTGTTACCTTAAGTATAAAGCTTACCAATATATTATCGGGTGAAGTGATTTATAGCGACAGTGCAACCTTGTCGCAACCGATTCAAGTCTTAAGTTCTGATATTGAATCAGCTACAACAAAAGCAGCAATTAAGCAGCAATTTCAAAGTACTTTGTTGACCTTGACTCAACAAGTCACTCAAGAATTGAAGTCGAAACTTAAAGTTTCTGAAACTGAAACTCAAGTGATCGATCAATGGAAATCTTATCTGGTTCTAGATAAAGGTTTTAAGCAAGGAATTGCTGCACAAGATGAGCTGAGTTCAACAGAGGGTGATTTGATTCGTGTGGTACACGCGGACAGTGATTATGCTGTGGCTGTGCCAATATTGATGCAGGGCAATAGTAAGCGCTTTAGCAAAGTATCGACCAATACACGTCAGGCCATGAATAAGCCCAAAGCTTTGGTGGTTGATGTATTGACCTATAAAAGTGAATCGGAACAAGGTGAATCGGAAGATCTAATTGAGCAAATTTTTTCTGATGCAGTAGGTGAGCAAGCCTCGTTTACTTTGACCCCAGTCAATCGACGTTATAGCGCTATGGCACAAAGCATTAGTGAACAGACTGCTTTGGCGCAAAGTGAAGATATTAATCAACGTGAGTTACCTGAATTTTTTATTCGGATTAATGTCATTCCTGTCATTGCTTATCA
This window of the Psychrobacter arcticus 273-4 genome carries:
- a CDS encoding type I restriction endonuclease subunit R, which codes for MKFTEDRLEQAIIELLAAEGYPHTVGEALDRNPDDVLIKSDLRQFLATRYRDDLITDYEIESIIHKLEYLPASDLYETNKAIMKFVADGFLLKREDHTQKDLYIQLIDYEALDNNRFRIVNQMEIQGFERRIPDGILYINGLPLVVFEFKSSIREDATMFDAYTQLTTRYKRDIPELFKYNALCVISDGVNSKMGSFFAPYEFYYSWRKVTGDEKLEKDGIHSLLTMISGLFDKARLLDVIRNFIYVPDKSSKEEKIVCRYPQYYAATKLFDNIKRHMKVLDTNGKFDESDALRDGKGGTYFGATGCGKSFTMLFLARLLMKDAALGSPTIILITDRTDLDDQLSKTFTNAKTYIGDDEIISVESRAELREKLKGRKSGGVFLTTIHKFTEDLALLTERTNVICISDEAHRSQINLQQKITVTEDGVKKTYGFAKYLHDSLPNATYVGFTGTPIDATLDVFGPVVDSYTMVESVFDEITVRIVYEGRAAKVLLDSKQLDEVEKYYKHSVESGANEYQIDKSKKAMASMSTILVDPDRIRAIAEDFVQHYEARVAEGTTQKGKAMFVCSSREAAYQLYKDIIELHPEWDEIRACEEGSTLSESDKKKVMPIERVKMIMTRNKDDEKGMWDNLGNKDYRKELDRQFKNGKSNFKIAIVVDMWLTGFDVPFLDTIYIDKPLQKHSLIQTISRVNRKFEGKESGLVVDYIGIKKQMNLALSHYTGGQIQNLEDIQKSVVVVKDHLDLLDTVYHKFDSSLYFNGTPLEQLNCLNAAADFALQSKKLEKRFMDLAKRLKSAYDICVGSEALTKAHKDKIHYYLAIRTIIFKITTGGAPDVEQMNQKVRDLVKDALMSDGVEEIFKLGDNTDGEIDIFDEDYLAKLEVIKQPNTKLELLQQLLAKAIGELKKTNKVKGVDFSKKMNALVEKYNDRDENDILNSKVFNDFTDHIIDLIHGVKKEMQAFGEMGIDIEEKAFYDILLLLAHKYDFSYPEDKLIELSKEVKNLVDDKAKYTDWNKRDDIKAELEFDLMILLDEWGYPPVDSKEVYKEIFEQAENFKKNRVV